AGACAGCCCGAGCGCCAGGAGGACACAGGTGGCGAACGTGCCGGTTCGACCGATGCCCGCGTGACAGTGCACAAGAACCCGCTCCCCCTCTTGAATGCGAGAGGCCGTTGAAGAGACAAACTCGGCAAACGCGCGCCGGTCTTCGGGAACGCCGAAATCGGGTATCGAGAACGCTTCTCGATTAGATGGGAGACGCCCCTCTTCAATCGCCTGCGCGTAAGATGGAGAAGCGGCCTCGATCTCCGCAGGAGGAACAAGGCAGACGATCCGATCAATGCCGAGGCGTGCTGCCTCTGCGAAAGATGCCTCGAGAGGTTCGTAGCGCCCGGGCATGCTGTGGAGGTATAGCCGGCCGGCAACGGCCTCCGGGAGTTGGACCCTGCGAAAGAGTTTCCGGTCGCCCATCGTAACGCCCCCTACGTGGTCTGTCGCGTGACGTCAGAGGACACTCATGCCCGGTTCTTGTCCGGCGCCAGCGCCGCCACCTCGTCGGCCTCTGCCGCCGATAGCTCCCACTCGGCCGCCCGAACGTTCGCCTCCACCTGACCGGGCTTCGTCACGCCCGTAATCACCGTGGAGACCGCGGGCCGCGCGAGCAGCCAGGCCACGGCCAGCTCCGCAACGGTGTGACCCCGCTCCTTCGCCCATGCCTCCAGCGCGCGGGCGATCGCGAAGTTGCGCGCGGTCGCAAAGCGCTGCTCGAACCGCTCGCTCTGGTATCCGCGGGTCCCCTCCGGAGCCGGCTCCCCCTCGCGGTACTTCCCGGTCAGCACGCCCCCTCCCAGCGGGAAGTACGGAATCACACCGATCCCGAAGGCCTGACACGCCGGAAGCAGTTCGGCCTCGACGCCGCGCGCCAGCAGACTGTACTCGGGCTGCACCGAGACGAACGGCGCCCACCCGCGCCGGTCACTGATCCAGAGCGACCACACGAGTTGCCAGGCGGCGAAGTTGGAGCAGCCAATGTAGCGGACCTTGCCCTGGCGCACCAGATCCTCGAGGGCGCGCAAACTCTCCTCGATGGGCGCTTCGACATCCCACTCGTGGAGCTGCAGCAGGTCAATGTACTCCACGTTCAACCGGCGCAGACTGGCGTGGACCCCGTCTGTG
This is a stretch of genomic DNA from Armatimonadota bacterium. It encodes these proteins:
- a CDS encoding phosphatase produces the protein MGDRKLFRRVQLPEAVAGRLYLHSMPGRYEPLEASFAEAARLGIDRIVCLVPPAEIEAASPSYAQAIEEGRLPSNREAFSIPDFGVPEDRRAFAEFVSSTASRIQEGERVLVHCHAGIGRTGTFATCVLLALGLSAAEAEDAVREVGSQPEILAQRQLINWFKENMRSEGR
- a CDS encoding aldo/keto reductase; its protein translation is MRYRRLGNSGLKVSVLGLGGNTFGRFVDAEGTARIVDTALGLGVNFFDTADIYSSGVSEEHLGRALGGRRGEAIIATKVFNAMGEGPNERGSSRAHITDGVHASLRRLNVEYIDLLQLHEWDVEAPIEESLRALEDLVRQGKVRYIGCSNFAAWQLVWSLWISDRRGWAPFVSVQPEYSLLARGVEAELLPACQAFGIGVIPYFPLGGGVLTGKYREGEPAPEGTRGYQSERFEQRFATARNFAIARALEAWAKERGHTVAELAVAWLLARPAVSTVITGVTKPGQVEANVRAAEWELSAAEADEVAALAPDKNRA